A stretch of DNA from Montipora capricornis isolate CH-2021 chromosome 1, ASM3666992v2, whole genome shotgun sequence:
gcattaaaattgttaatttcagtttacagtgtccccaattttattaatagtgctccagcactagaacaactggacacttaaataaagttcccttCCTTTATCAACATGATGAGGTATTTAGCTGTACATATCTTTCTTTATTTCGAGCTTAATTTTCAGCTTTCCAGTTCTCTAACTGATACAGTTTTATGCAGATGCAGTTCACGAagtggccgccatattgaaataggccttatcacagttttcgacgccatcttgacgggtaggcaaagcggtcagaaattacagtgtttgtatgggaatccaatagcaaataacttcttccaaaattgaattttacacaatttgtgaatcaaaacgttaaaatactaggtagaagattgtattcaccaagtttgaaggatgtagctttcctataaGTCACTGagctaatttttttcaattttccatacatttgtctttaaatttttttcccgcgaaccgcgtctagacgtttgtctacccagccaaatttaaagacgaatgtgtggaaaattcaaaaaaataactgagtgtcttctagccaagctacatccttcaaacttggtgaatacaatcttctacctagtattttaacgttgcgattcagaaattgtggaaatttcaattttggaagaagttacttgctatcggattcccatacaaacactgtaatttctgaccgctttgcctacccatcaagatggcgtcgaaaaccgtgataaggcaaATTTCGTCTCTACAGGTACTTCAATTCGTGAACTGCATCGAACTGTAATAATCGGAGAGTTGGAAAGCacgaaataaataaaggtaTCTACACCTAAATGCCTCACTCTCACCGTGTTGATAAAGTATTTACTTTGCACAATTAATGATCTTTTTAGGGGTACTCCCCTTTCATCACACCAAATTGAAATTCTCTCCCTAGAAATATTTGCAAATGGCAAGGATGCTAAAAAAGATGCTTATTGTTGCCAGATACATTTTCAAACTACTCCAACGCATAAAATGGCAACAGCAAGAACATTAAGCCCACACGGTCGAGTCTGTTCAAACGTTGATACTAACCTTGTTAACGATCGAAGTGGACTCTTTCTGTTTTAGTTCATCCGACATTGCGGCTATTCTCTTTTTTAGTTCACGTCGTAACACCTTCTTGGCTTCGTGAATTGTTACATGAGTCATTCTTCCACCGACCACGGGAGGAACTCACCACTTGGGTGTAGGCAGCAATTTCCAGCAGGCGTTTCTCGCTTAGAAACTGTTATGGGACCCAAGTCCCCCGCAACTCACGGTTTTCACACGTTGAAGAAGGAAATTAAACATCTCATaagattttgtaataattttggaaaatctgGCTTATTTGTTGATCATTATTTTGGTGAATCATGGGTATCAAAGCGGTTGTATCAGCGATTGGAATACTTTCCCAATTTGGACTTCTATCCACCGGAATGTAAGGGAACATTTGCTCGTCAATTTTACGAGGTTTTTAAGCGTGGTGATCTAtttggttttcttcttttttagcATTATTTAATTTTCACGGAAATCTTGCCAAGATTGCCCGTGAAATAAAACGGTTCTGGAAAACTACCGTGAAGCGTGTTTTTTACAGTAAATTGAGAATTGCCACTTGTCAGGTTGAAATTCGTCGTTTACTGATTGGTTGATTccaaattttataaaaaaaatcatgtgattaattaatgaataaataacaataacaataataataataataataataataatagtaataataataataataacaacaataataataatacattcaGAGGAAGCACGTGAATATCACATACAGTGTATCCAAATTTTGGACCATTCAAGACttatatactcaacagaatatcgtgcttctgattggtcaatgatgaaTACGCATGCCGAAATAGGTCAGAGAGTGCCAcagaggttatagagtgcacagttgccatggaaacacTGTAATTGAGTTATTTTGTGGAATATATCATAAATAAATTAAGATCTTTATAATTATGAACTTGTTCACACATATCGTGATTTATGGCTTCTTGAAAGTCACCTATGGCTCATGCAATGCTGAGAACTGTCAAAAAATCACTcatgaccataaatcacgaaatgcactctcGTTCATACAATTTCCAATACTTCATTGGGTATCAGTGAGTTTCTGTGATAATTGACCTATGAGAAGGCTTAGTTTGTTACCTCTTTCTGCACTTATAATTTCCtgaaaattcaattcaattatTTATAATGCACTATTTACATCAATTACAAGGTACCAGTATTTAATACTATAGTAGCACTTTtaatacaaaataaatataatacaTACATAGAAACGAAAAAATAACCGAAAGGGTACATGTATGTACGTGGTAGCCAGAGGAGCCATGGACTTTCAAACTGGTTACCACCATATTAAAGATAAATGCGATGTTAAACAAGAATTAACATAGTAAATATATCTAACTGTATCAATCACTAATGTACACACATTATGTGAAACATGCATGATTACATCTAGTATAATTATATTCATGAATATACAGGCATGCTTACATAATTTACAGAAAAAATAAGTAATATAATGCACTGttaattaaaaagaatattACAATTAAGTTATTGAATTATTTTGAGTAAGTAACAGAAGctattttttgttgtcttttaaaGGAATTATAAGATAATTTTTTAGGCTGATAGAAACTGACTCCCATATTTTTGATGCTGAGAACTGAAATGTTGATTGACCATAGCTAGTTGTTACATGTTACATGATGCACACCTGGTGTTATGGCAATGGATTTCAAATGCTGGAATACCTTGTTTGTCACTTTGAATTttactgcatttctcttagccaatcagaatggagacATTTTCTCATGTATATTATATGATAACAATAAACAACTGTCACTCTTTTTTGCTTGTTGTATCTGGGCATAAGCCATACATTGTGGTTATTGAACCctatttatttttcttccttttcagaCCAGTCTGCTTAAAAATAAGACAGCAAGGAAGTACAAAGAATGTAAccttctttccatttttaacaaCTTGTTTAAGGTGGGAATTTGAAATGCAGTTTTTTTAGTTTATACTTACAGCTCTCTGGACATTTCAGTTTTTGCTTCTTCAAAATAATGTCACTCCTTCTTAGCTAAACAACCATTACAAGTCATACATGTGTGCTAATGCCCTGCTCTCCAGAGCAATTTTATGCCTCTTTTTCAGCCAGTCAGAAACAATTATTATCATTGCAGAATTCCAGTACTCATTTTCCAGCACTTGGCAAAAGCTTGCATTTTTAATGTTCCAACGTTATGTTCGGTGTTATTTCACAATGTGCAAACAGTATGAATTGCAACAAGAAATCATGAAGGACCAGTGAGAATCATTACACTTGCATCTGAGTAGCTTAATTCCCAGCCCATTGATTAGCCCAATATTTTGGGTTTAGCCCAGTGTATTAGAGATACTATGATGAGCAAATGATGAACTCCACATCATACAAAGGTGATCTTGTCTTGACAAACAATTGtatgttaccatggtaacacaAAGCCCAACTGCATAAATCCTGCTCCTAAAAAAACTATTGCTTGAGAAGTCGCAATGATTTTGTCAATTAATTAAAGAGGATGCATCTAGTTCTGCAATAATAAAATAGTTAAACAATGTCTTCACATTACTTCTATCATTGTCTGGAATTTCAAGTATGCTTTTGATTTGAAATAGTTCCATTCTGTGGACAAAATATGGCATCCTGACAGATGATATGGCTGTGTATGTTGTTGGGATACTTGGAACTGTCTGGCAATCTATTTATCTCCTGTTCTATTACTTTTATACAAGGAAAAAGGTAAGTTCATTTTTGGTTTTTCTGTTTCAATCACTGGTATCTTGAATCCAGACTCttaaattattataatcatttgtaaaaaaattgcTGTTGGTGGCTTAACACTAAATTCAAATACTGGCAGTACTGCTTCAAGAACATTCTTCAGACAGCTAGGTAATACTACCATGAATACTACCATTAATACTACCACTCATTTATAAAATATTCACAGGATACCTATCTGTTTGGGATGGCTCGCCTAATGctttcgtctcggtgaatattcaccaataatcactgagcctgaggcaaataattgttttagtataaatacacaggtgattatttcaaaaaagagaaaaaaaaaacatttcaacgcgaaatcatcttcacttacagtggcaaaacgactactggacTCGactttgtccgtcgaggtgattgtcggctgataatccgagatagcgagccaatgagagcatgcgattttgtataatcacctgtgtatttatactaattgttAATATTACCGGTAAATCAGGCCTTCAAGAGATTTACAGCAGGTGCCTAAACCAGTTGACTCCACATCTAGTAAGAGCAAGTTCAATCTTCCCTAAGGGGACAACAATAGTATAGAGAAGAGTGAATGTACTTAAAAGTACAGTTTAGTTCTGTAGGGCTTTTGGAATTGGaatgggatttgtttgtttgtttacccagggaacaccttaagagcgctgAGGAGCTTGTTCAACTTGTGTCCATGCATTCCAGATCGATTAGctcaatttcgatatattaaaattcagtcctaaacaaaagacatcatctcgaggctctggggaataaactcatacaaatccttatatttattctccagagcctcgagatgatgcctttggTTTAGGACCAAATcttaatatattgaaattggtctattggaatttggcagtgttggtttttgaggagaagggaaaaccagagtacacAGAGAAAAACCTGtcggagcaaggagagaaccaacaacaaactcaacccacatgtgacgctgCGACCGGGAATCGaccccgggccacattggtgagaggcgagtgctctcaccactgcgccccCCCCCCTGCTCCCCAATCTTCTTTACTTCATTTAGAGAGACAACACTGTAGGGCAGCAAGTATAATCTATGTACCATGGTACCATggtataattattgttaacaattatttgtatttttattatataattattttattttataattatttttattataataaacaccaatgaaataccaagtgagctttcaggTGAAAACATGTTATCTTAacatgtgaagataacatgaacaactattttcacacgtgaaaaagatcactgttgctatggttacatttGAAAATCatgcctttcgatgcctttcgtgaatgATTTAgtgtttcattggtgtttatataataaatagaatattatgtacatggccgcttggagatacaaaatttctcttctcgtgttgaaatatatttcactcgttcgctgcgctcactcatgaaatgtttttcaacacttgaagagaaatttcgtatctatgcacggccatgtaatatcctctatatgaATTTAAAGCATAGGATAGGATTATAGAATGGCTTCTGACAATGTCTTCAGATATGTCCAGTGGCtcaccttttttctttcttataagTTAGATGTTCTAAGACATTTATTATAGGGCTAATAGTGAATCTTTTACCCAATATCCTGTCTGAGAATTGAGTGAAATAagtattttaattattaatacTTATTTCACTTGATAGCAGAACTGTCTTCTCAGACCAAGGGTGAGTCAAGGGGTTTATACATTATTGATCATTGTATTCACTTTACttgatttgttttctttagatTTGGTCTGAGTTTAGTCTGCAAGCTTTCATAACTTTAAAAATCATTGTGTTGATGTAAGTACTATGTAATACTATGTAGATTTACTGAATGGCTGTATCTCTtctaaatttattttacagaaGCTGTTATCTCTCAGACTAGTAATGGCTTTTTTAGGAGTGTGCGCAATATTAACTTACATAAAGTACTACTCTGGAGATCATGACACAGCCGTGTATCATCTTGGCTATGTTGCCAGTGGATTTTCCATAGCAGTGTATGGATCACCTCTTATATCTGTGGTAAGAATGAAAATAAGACACATGATCAAGAGACTAAAACAATCTCTGCCACTCCTAACATTTCAGTCCATGCGAGGCCATTTGCTGTGGTCCTGGAAATGTAAGCATTTTCCGCTGTGTTTAAATAATTTCCCACTGTGACCACTGCTGGGATTTAGCCGTGATGGTTTTGAATTTGAAACCTCAGTGCTTCACAAATAGGAAACTACTTGCTTTTCTTGTCAGTTGCAGTTGTTAACCATGTTATGTTTGATTTGAAATACTCCTTGTGCTGCCCGTTGTTGTATTATTTAAGAGCATTATTTTGAGCATATCTTAGTGGGATACAGAGAATGCATGGTGTCAATGATACAAGGTcatgattattattaaaaattattaattttcttgCATGCCTCCTGGCAATCTACTTTTGAAGACCTCTAGACTACTTGGCCTCTGAATGGTGATAATTGGGGTACTTAATAGTCATCTGTGCTTTTCAAAAGTTGAGACATTAGGCGACAACTGAAGTCACATCATGTAACATGGTGAATTTTGGCCAAAGTCTGTAACTCCAATATAATTTTGTTGAAACAATCAAAGGCGagaatttaaactggtttgaaggCAAAATCAGTTGCATTGTTGTACCATGTGCTTTAGTCGCAGTACATACAGAACAACTGGTCCCCATGGCAATTGTCGCAGCAACTTGTCTTGATCTTAAAACTTGTGGTTGCCTTTGTTAGGCTTGTGGCATTGCTTGCAAATGTTCCATTTAAACACTGTGCAACCAGTGACTTCATTTTGTTTCctcttttctcttgtttttgcataaatgaatcTTGCTGTCCTAATGGCACAATT
This window harbors:
- the LOC138041196 gene encoding sugar transporter SWEET1-like yields the protein MGIKAVVSAIGILSQFGLLSTGIPVCLKIRQQGSTKNVTFFPFLTTCLSSILWTKYGILTDDMAVYVVGILGTVWQSIYLLFYYFYTRKKKLLSLRLVMAFLGVCAILTYIKYYSGDHDTAVYHLGYVASGFSIAVYGSPLISVTNVIKYKSTEFMTFSMCLATFVVSFLWTIYGLLEGDNFILVPNGIGVVLGSMQLFLFILYPKTSQKSILYDSSSRLDKPV